Proteins found in one Pocillopora verrucosa isolate sample1 chromosome 12, ASM3666991v2, whole genome shotgun sequence genomic segment:
- the LOC131783428 gene encoding dynein light chain Tctex-type 5 has translation MSEKGDSTLETESVPVKPAVSAQRARRSSLFEVGFPVQRDRGSSIVSIPSIVPSHLHTLHQKVTFENTFKMEPDKRFHIGEVKEILDEMLSSSLKDVKYDAIKCRALSKSLSHTICERVKLLGFTRFKIISSVSIGQIKGQDVRIASRFLWDEKHDSWVDAVFTNSEIFAVAVVYGIYQE, from the coding sequence ATGTCTGAAAAAGGAGATTCCACGTTGGAAACGGAAAGCGTCCCGGTGAAGCCCGCGGTTTCGGCTCAAAGAGCCAGACGTTCAAGTCTGTTCGAGGTTGGGTTTCCAGTTCAACGAGACCGTGGATCCAGCATCGTTTCCATCCCCAGCATTGTACCGAGCCATTTACACACACTTCATCAAAAAGTCACCTTTGAAAACACCTTCAAAATGGAGCCAGACAAGCGATTTCACATCGGCGAAGTGAAAGAAATCCTGGACGAAATGCTGTCGTCTTCGTTGAAGGATGTGAAGTACGATGCCATCAAATGTCGTGCTTTGAGCAAATCTCTTTCTCACACAATCTGTGAGAGAGTTAAGCTTCTGGGATTTACGCGCTTCAAGATAATTTCCAGTGTGAGCATCGGGCAGATAAAGGGCCAAGACGTTAGAATTGCTAGCCGCTTTCTGTGGGATGAAAAACATGATTCGTGGGTAGATGCAGTGTTTACAAATTCAGAAATATTCGCTGTTGCAGTAGTCTATGGAATTTATCAAGAATAA